The following are from one region of the Stanieria cyanosphaera PCC 7437 genome:
- the cysK gene encoding cysteine synthase A, translating to MRIANNITELVGRTPLVRLNRIPFSEGCLAQIVVKLESMNPAASVKDRIGVNMINAAEKAGLIFPGRTILVEPTSGNTGIALAMAAAAKGYQLILTMPESMSLERRLMLKGYGAKLELTPAKEGMKGAISKAAELVDSIPNAYMLQQFNNPANPEIHRLTTAEEIWTDTDGEVDILIAGVGTGGTITGVAEVIKPRKPEFKAIAVEPTGSPVLSGGNAGSHKIQGIGAGFVPEVLNLDLIDEVITVTNEEAINYSRRLAREEGILSGISSGAALYAAIKVGKRPENAGKLIVMIQPSFGERYLSTPLFQDLEEEKSALQV from the coding sequence ATGCGTATTGCTAACAATATTACTGAACTGGTCGGTCGTACTCCTCTAGTACGCTTAAATAGAATTCCTTTTAGTGAAGGCTGTTTAGCACAAATCGTCGTTAAATTAGAAAGCATGAATCCCGCAGCTTCGGTAAAAGACCGTATCGGAGTTAACATGATTAATGCTGCCGAAAAAGCAGGATTAATTTTTCCTGGTCGTACAATTTTAGTTGAACCAACTTCAGGCAACACTGGGATTGCTTTGGCAATGGCAGCAGCAGCTAAAGGGTATCAATTAATTTTAACTATGCCCGAAAGTATGAGCTTAGAAAGAAGACTAATGCTCAAAGGATACGGGGCAAAATTAGAATTAACCCCTGCTAAAGAAGGTATGAAAGGGGCAATTAGCAAAGCAGCAGAATTAGTAGATAGTATCCCCAATGCTTATATGCTGCAACAATTTAATAATCCAGCCAATCCAGAAATTCACCGTTTAACTACCGCAGAAGAAATTTGGACAGATACCGATGGAGAAGTTGATATTCTCATTGCTGGAGTAGGTACAGGCGGAACAATTACAGGGGTAGCAGAAGTAATTAAACCCAGAAAACCAGAATTTAAAGCGATCGCAGTTGAACCAACTGGCAGCCCCGTGCTTTCTGGTGGTAATGCTGGTTCTCATAAAATTCAGGGAATTGGGGCGGGTTTCGTGCCTGAAGTTCTCAATTTAGATTTAATCGATGAAGTGATTACCGTTACTAATGAAGAAGCTATTAATTACAGTCGTCGTTTAGCTAGAGAAGAAGGCATTTTATCAGGTATTTCCTCTGGGGCTGCTCTTTACGCAGCAATTAAAGTAGGTAAACGTCCTGAAAATGCTGGCAAGCTGATTGTGATGATTCAACCAAGCTTTGGCGAACGTTATCTCAGTACACCTTTATTTCAAGATTTAGAGGAAGAAAAATCAGCACTACAAGTTTAA
- the gshB gene encoding glutathione synthase, with product MKLAFIIDPISKLDPGHDTSVAIMEAAQILGHQVWITQADSLSIIEGKAWARLSSLELKPVQLVDGLWQADRDWYQIGNSFLTGLEEMDAVFMRTDPPVTIPYLYATYILDLIDPNKTLVINSHHGLRTANEKMYALQFPTVIPETIVSQDKSVITKFLETKQRAVLKPLGGKAGEGILFLAAGDRNFNSLVEISTKQGKEPVMVQEYLPAAKEGDKRIILLNGEPIGAVNRIPTGNEFRGNMAVGGRVAQTDITEREKEICRVIAPKLLADGLYFVGIDVIGGYLTEVNVTSPTGIREVDRLNNVNLGKQVIQWLEEYSQRSGK from the coding sequence GTGAAATTAGCATTTATTATTGACCCCATCTCGAAACTCGATCCTGGACACGATACCAGCGTCGCTATTATGGAGGCAGCCCAAATTTTAGGACATCAGGTTTGGATTACTCAAGCGGATAGCTTATCAATTATTGAGGGGAAAGCTTGGGCAAGACTTTCTTCCTTAGAATTAAAACCAGTTCAATTAGTTGATGGATTGTGGCAAGCAGATCGGGATTGGTATCAAATAGGCAATAGCTTCCTGACTGGTTTAGAAGAGATGGATGCAGTGTTTATGCGTACCGATCCGCCCGTAACTATTCCTTATTTATATGCTACTTATATCTTGGACTTAATCGATCCGAATAAAACTTTGGTGATTAATTCTCACCATGGTTTAAGAACGGCTAATGAAAAGATGTATGCTCTTCAGTTTCCTACAGTAATTCCTGAAACCATTGTCAGTCAGGATAAATCTGTGATTACCAAATTTTTGGAAACCAAACAAAGAGCAGTTTTAAAACCGTTGGGAGGCAAAGCAGGAGAAGGAATTTTATTCTTAGCAGCAGGCGATCGCAATTTTAACTCTTTGGTTGAAATTAGTACCAAACAAGGAAAAGAACCGGTGATGGTACAGGAATACTTGCCAGCAGCTAAAGAAGGAGATAAAAGAATTATCTTACTTAATGGTGAACCAATTGGGGCAGTCAATCGTATCCCTACTGGTAATGAATTTCGAGGCAATATGGCAGTAGGTGGTAGAGTTGCTCAAACAGACATTACAGAAAGAGAAAAAGAAATTTGTAGAGTTATTGCTCCCAAACTACTAGCAGATGGTTTGTATTTTGTCGGTATTGATGTGATTGGTGGTTATCTGACTGAAGTAAATGTTACCAGTCCCACAGGAATTAGAGAAGTAGACCGCCTCAACAATGTAAACTTGGGAAAACAAGTAATTCAATGGTTAGAAGAGTATTCCCAGCGCAGTGGCAAATAA
- the grxC gene encoding glutaredoxin 3, with protein MTATVEIYTWSRCPFCIRAKALLDRKGVEYTEYCIDGDEDARAKMAQRANGRTSLPQIFIDDRHVGGCDDLYDLESQDQLDPLLEGSAA; from the coding sequence ATGACAGCAACAGTAGAAATTTACACTTGGAGTCGATGTCCTTTCTGTATCCGTGCTAAAGCCTTATTGGATCGTAAAGGAGTTGAGTATACCGAATATTGTATTGATGGTGACGAAGATGCCAGAGCTAAGATGGCACAACGAGCTAACGGTAGAACAAGTTTACCCCAGATTTTTATAGACGATCGCCATGTTGGTGGTTGTGACGATCTTTATGACTTAGAAAGTCAAGATCAATTAGACCCTCTGCTTGAAGGCAGTGCAGCATAA